One genomic region from Phycodurus eques isolate BA_2022a chromosome 16, UOR_Pequ_1.1, whole genome shotgun sequence encodes:
- the adap2 gene encoding arf-GAP with dual PH domain-containing protein 2 isoform X2, with translation MANWERNKRILLELVKLPENSLCADCGAPDWASCKLGLFVCLHCSGIHRNLSSRVKSIKLDYWEDEHVELMKCSGNAKARALYEKALPPYYYRPQQTDCVVLKMQWIRAKYERLEFTGETKYPPPSYTTGFYEGMLWKKGKENTQFLKRKFVLSEREFTLSYYNKENESKGPKAIISIKHLNVTFQPEKIGHPHGMQITYLDNDHTRSLYVYHESPEEIVTWYNALRAARYAYLKTAYPTGTEADLLPNITPNYLKEGYMEKTGPSQKEPFKKRWFILDSQNRKLLYFKGRLDAEELGVIFLGTESNSYAVKDCVPKQTRGNKWKFGLMVETPKRQFVFMCEHESEQREWLDSLRHVMSRPMTPQDYNTEANIRNKR, from the exons ATGGCAAACTGGGAGCGAAACAAAAGGATCTTACTGGAGCTGGTGAAGCTGCCGGAGAACAGTCTGTGTGCAGACTGTGGAGCGCCTG ACTGGGCATCTTGCAAGTTGGGTTTATTTGTGTGTCTGCACTGTTCTGGCATCCACCGCAACCTGTCCAGCCGAGTAAAGTCCATAAAGCTTGACTACTGGGAAGATGAGCATGTCGAG TTGATGAAATGCAGTGGAAATGCCAAAGCCAGAGCTTTATATGAAAAAGCACTTCCTCCTTACTACTACCGACCACAGCAAACTGACTGCGT AGTCTTAAAAATGCAATGGATTAGAGCCAAATATGAAAGGTTGGAGTTCACAGGAGAGACCAAGTATCCACCTCCGTCTTATACCACAG GCTTCTATGAAGGGATGCTGTGGAAGAAAGGAAAAGAGAACACACAGTTTCTGAAGAGGAAGTTTGTTCTTTCTGAGAGGGAATTCACTCTGTCTTACTACAACAAGGAAAAT GAGTCCAAAGGTCCAAAAGCCATCATCTCAATCAAGCACTTGAATGTAACATTTCAACCAGAGAAGATTGGTCATCCCCATGGGATGCAGATTACTTACCTTGATAATGACCATACCAGGAGCCTCTACGTGTATCATGAGAGTCCTGAG GAAATAGTCACATGGTACAACGCCCTACGTGCTGCTCGATACGCATACCTAAAAACCGCATACCCAACTGGAACAGAAGCTGAT CTTTTACCGAATATAACACCAAACTACCTTAAAGAGGGTTACATGGAAAAGACAGGTCCATCG CAGAAGGAACCATTCAAAAAGAGGTGGTTCATTTTGGACTCTCAAAATAGGAAGTTGCTCTACTTCAAGGGCCGTTTG GATGCTGAGGAGTTGGGGGTCATCTTCCTTGGCACAGAAAGCAACAGTTATGCTGTTAAGGACTGTGTCCCAAAGCAGACCCGTGGAAACAAGTGGAAGTTTGGCCTCATGGTGGAGACGCCCAAGCGGCAATTTGTCTTCATGTGCGAGCACGAGAGCGAGCAAA
- the adap2 gene encoding arf-GAP with dual PH domain-containing protein 2 isoform X1, with amino-acid sequence MANWERNKRILLELVKLPENSLCADCGAPDPDWASCKLGLFVCLHCSGIHRNLSSRVKSIKLDYWEDEHVELMKCSGNAKARALYEKALPPYYYRPQQTDCVVLKMQWIRAKYERLEFTGETKYPPPSYTTGFYEGMLWKKGKENTQFLKRKFVLSEREFTLSYYNKENESKGPKAIISIKHLNVTFQPEKIGHPHGMQITYLDNDHTRSLYVYHESPEEIVTWYNALRAARYAYLKTAYPTGTEADLLPNITPNYLKEGYMEKTGPSQKEPFKKRWFILDSQNRKLLYFKGRLDAEELGVIFLGTESNSYAVKDCVPKQTRGNKWKFGLMVETPKRQFVFMCEHESEQREWLDSLRHVMSRPMTPQDYNTEANIRNKR; translated from the exons ATGGCAAACTGGGAGCGAAACAAAAGGATCTTACTGGAGCTGGTGAAGCTGCCGGAGAACAGTCTGTGTGCAGACTGTGGAGCGCCTG ATCCAGACTGGGCATCTTGCAAGTTGGGTTTATTTGTGTGTCTGCACTGTTCTGGCATCCACCGCAACCTGTCCAGCCGAGTAAAGTCCATAAAGCTTGACTACTGGGAAGATGAGCATGTCGAG TTGATGAAATGCAGTGGAAATGCCAAAGCCAGAGCTTTATATGAAAAAGCACTTCCTCCTTACTACTACCGACCACAGCAAACTGACTGCGT AGTCTTAAAAATGCAATGGATTAGAGCCAAATATGAAAGGTTGGAGTTCACAGGAGAGACCAAGTATCCACCTCCGTCTTATACCACAG GCTTCTATGAAGGGATGCTGTGGAAGAAAGGAAAAGAGAACACACAGTTTCTGAAGAGGAAGTTTGTTCTTTCTGAGAGGGAATTCACTCTGTCTTACTACAACAAGGAAAAT GAGTCCAAAGGTCCAAAAGCCATCATCTCAATCAAGCACTTGAATGTAACATTTCAACCAGAGAAGATTGGTCATCCCCATGGGATGCAGATTACTTACCTTGATAATGACCATACCAGGAGCCTCTACGTGTATCATGAGAGTCCTGAG GAAATAGTCACATGGTACAACGCCCTACGTGCTGCTCGATACGCATACCTAAAAACCGCATACCCAACTGGAACAGAAGCTGAT CTTTTACCGAATATAACACCAAACTACCTTAAAGAGGGTTACATGGAAAAGACAGGTCCATCG CAGAAGGAACCATTCAAAAAGAGGTGGTTCATTTTGGACTCTCAAAATAGGAAGTTGCTCTACTTCAAGGGCCGTTTG GATGCTGAGGAGTTGGGGGTCATCTTCCTTGGCACAGAAAGCAACAGTTATGCTGTTAAGGACTGTGTCCCAAAGCAGACCCGTGGAAACAAGTGGAAGTTTGGCCTCATGGTGGAGACGCCCAAGCGGCAATTTGTCTTCATGTGCGAGCACGAGAGCGAGCAAA